In the Mus pahari chromosome 19, PAHARI_EIJ_v1.1, whole genome shotgun sequence genome, one interval contains:
- the Smg9 gene encoding protein SMG9 isoform X1, translated as MSESGHSQPGLYGIERRRRWKEPGSSGPQNLSGPGGRERDYIAPWERERRDGSEDPSTNVMQKTPIILSKPPAERSKQPPPSTAPAAPPAPAPLEKPIVLMKPREEGKGPVAGTGASTPEGTAPPPPTAPAPPKGEKEGQRPTQPVYQIQNRGMGTAAPTAMDPVVGQAKLLPPERMKHSIKLVDDQMNWCDSAIEYLLDQTDVLVVGVLGLQGTGKSMVMSLLSANSPEEDQRAYVFRAQSAEMKERGGNQTSGIDFFITQERIVFLDTQPILSPSILDHLINNDRKLPPEYNLPHTYVEMQSLQIAAFLFTVCHVVIVVQDWFTDLSLYRFLQTAEMVKPSTPSPSHETSSSAGSDEGTEYYPHLVFLQNKARREDFCPRKLRQMHLMIDQLMAHSHLRYKGTLSMLQCNVFPGLPPDFLDAEVNLFLVPFMDSEAENENPPRAGPGSSPLFSLLPGYRGHPSFQSLVSKLRSQVMSMARPQLSHTILTEKNWFHYAARIWDGVKKSSALAEYSRLLA; from the exons ATGTCGGAGTCTGGGCACAGTCAGCCTGGGCTCTATGGGATagagcggcggcggcggtggaAAGAGCCAGGCTCTAGTGGCCCCCAGAATCTTTCTGGGCCTGGTGGTCGGGAGAGAGACTACATTGCCccctgggaaagagagagacgg GATGGCAGCGAGGACCCCAGCACTAACGTCATGCAGAAAACCCCCATCATCCTCTCAAAGCCCCCAGCTGAGCGG TCAAAGCAGCCGCCACCTAGTACAGCGCCAGCTGCTccaccagccccagccccccTGGAGAAACCCATTGTGCTCATGAAGCCACGTGAGGAGGGGAAGGGGCCTGTGGCTGGAACAGGGGCTTCCACCCCTGAAGGTACTGCGCCACCACCCCCCACGGCCCCTGCACCAcccaagggagagaaggaggggcagaGACCCACACAGCCCGTGTACCAGATTCAAAACCGGGGCATGGGCACTGCTGCCCCAACTGCCATGGACC cTGTGGTGGGCCAGGCTAAGCTCCTGCCCCCAGAGCGCATGAAGCACAGCATCAAGCTGGTAGACGACCAGATGAACTGGTGTGACAGCGCCATTGAG TACCTGCTGGATCAGACGGACGTGTTAGTGGTCGGTGTCTTAGGCCTCCAGGGGACAGGCAAGTCCATGGTCATGTCACTGCTGTCTGCAAACTCCCCAGAGGAAGACCAGAG AGCGTATGTCTTCCGGGCTCAGAGTGCGGAGATGAAGGAACGAGGGGGCAATCAGACGAGCGGCATTGACTTCTTCATTACCCAAGAGCGCATTGTCTTCCTAGACACACAG CCCATCCTCAGCCCATCCATCTTGGACCACCTCATCAATAACGACCGCAAACTGCCTCCAGAGTATAACCTCCCTCACACCTATGTGGAGATGCAG TCCCTGCAGATAGCTGCCTTCCTCTTCACCGTCTGCCACGTGGTGATCGTCGTGCAGGATTGGTTCACGGACCTCAGTCTGTACAG GTTCCTGCAAACGGCAGAGATGGTGAAGCCATCCACCCCGTCTCCCAGCCACGAGACCAGCAGCTCGGCAGGCTCGGACGAGGGCACCGAGTACTACCCCCACCTGG TCTTCCTGCAGAACAAGGCACGTAGGGAGGACTTCTGTCCCCGGAAATTACGACAGATGCACCTGATGATTGACCAGCTCATGGCGCACTCCCACCTGCGCTACAAGG GGACACTGTCCATGCTACAGTGCAACGTCTTCCCAGGGCTGCCACCCGACTTCCTGGATGCTGAGGTCAACTTGTTCCTGGTGCCCTTCATGGACAGTGAAGCTGAGAACGAGAACCCACCTAGAGCAG GGCCTGgctccagccccctcttttcCCTGCTGCCTGGGTACCGAGGTCACCCCAGCTTCCAGTCCTTGGTCAGTAAGCTCCGCAGCCAGGTGATGTCTATGGCTCGGCCACAGCTGTCACACACGATCCTCACTGAAAAGAATTg GTTCCACTACGCTGCCCGAATCTGGGATGGGGTGAAGAAGTCCTCAGCCCTGGCAGAGTACAGCCGCCTGCTGGCCTGA
- the Smg9 gene encoding protein SMG9 isoform X2, whose translation MQKTPIILSKPPAERSKQPPPSTAPAAPPAPAPLEKPIVLMKPREEGKGPVAGTGASTPEGTAPPPPTAPAPPKGEKEGQRPTQPVYQIQNRGMGTAAPTAMDPVVGQAKLLPPERMKHSIKLVDDQMNWCDSAIEYLLDQTDVLVVGVLGLQGTGKSMVMSLLSANSPEEDQRAYVFRAQSAEMKERGGNQTSGIDFFITQERIVFLDTQPILSPSILDHLINNDRKLPPEYNLPHTYVEMQSLQIAAFLFTVCHVVIVVQDWFTDLSLYRFLQTAEMVKPSTPSPSHETSSSAGSDEGTEYYPHLVFLQNKARREDFCPRKLRQMHLMIDQLMAHSHLRYKGTLSMLQCNVFPGLPPDFLDAEVNLFLVPFMDSEAENENPPRAGPGSSPLFSLLPGYRGHPSFQSLVSKLRSQVMSMARPQLSHTILTEKNWFHYAARIWDGVKKSSALAEYSRLLA comes from the exons ATGCAGAAAACCCCCATCATCCTCTCAAAGCCCCCAGCTGAGCGG TCAAAGCAGCCGCCACCTAGTACAGCGCCAGCTGCTccaccagccccagccccccTGGAGAAACCCATTGTGCTCATGAAGCCACGTGAGGAGGGGAAGGGGCCTGTGGCTGGAACAGGGGCTTCCACCCCTGAAGGTACTGCGCCACCACCCCCCACGGCCCCTGCACCAcccaagggagagaaggaggggcagaGACCCACACAGCCCGTGTACCAGATTCAAAACCGGGGCATGGGCACTGCTGCCCCAACTGCCATGGACC cTGTGGTGGGCCAGGCTAAGCTCCTGCCCCCAGAGCGCATGAAGCACAGCATCAAGCTGGTAGACGACCAGATGAACTGGTGTGACAGCGCCATTGAG TACCTGCTGGATCAGACGGACGTGTTAGTGGTCGGTGTCTTAGGCCTCCAGGGGACAGGCAAGTCCATGGTCATGTCACTGCTGTCTGCAAACTCCCCAGAGGAAGACCAGAG AGCGTATGTCTTCCGGGCTCAGAGTGCGGAGATGAAGGAACGAGGGGGCAATCAGACGAGCGGCATTGACTTCTTCATTACCCAAGAGCGCATTGTCTTCCTAGACACACAG CCCATCCTCAGCCCATCCATCTTGGACCACCTCATCAATAACGACCGCAAACTGCCTCCAGAGTATAACCTCCCTCACACCTATGTGGAGATGCAG TCCCTGCAGATAGCTGCCTTCCTCTTCACCGTCTGCCACGTGGTGATCGTCGTGCAGGATTGGTTCACGGACCTCAGTCTGTACAG GTTCCTGCAAACGGCAGAGATGGTGAAGCCATCCACCCCGTCTCCCAGCCACGAGACCAGCAGCTCGGCAGGCTCGGACGAGGGCACCGAGTACTACCCCCACCTGG TCTTCCTGCAGAACAAGGCACGTAGGGAGGACTTCTGTCCCCGGAAATTACGACAGATGCACCTGATGATTGACCAGCTCATGGCGCACTCCCACCTGCGCTACAAGG GGACACTGTCCATGCTACAGTGCAACGTCTTCCCAGGGCTGCCACCCGACTTCCTGGATGCTGAGGTCAACTTGTTCCTGGTGCCCTTCATGGACAGTGAAGCTGAGAACGAGAACCCACCTAGAGCAG GGCCTGgctccagccccctcttttcCCTGCTGCCTGGGTACCGAGGTCACCCCAGCTTCCAGTCCTTGGTCAGTAAGCTCCGCAGCCAGGTGATGTCTATGGCTCGGCCACAGCTGTCACACACGATCCTCACTGAAAAGAATTg GTTCCACTACGCTGCCCGAATCTGGGATGGGGTGAAGAAGTCCTCAGCCCTGGCAGAGTACAGCCGCCTGCTGGCCTGA